The Hydrogenobacter sp. T-2 region TTATAACATGTTATACTTCTTCATAAGCTCCGCAAGTTCTTTGTCCTTATCTTCAAAGGGTCTTATCATAGTCCTTCTATCCCATATGGCAAAGCCTATAGTTACCGCAGTTATAGTGGCAAAAGTGCCCGCAAGTATAGCCATAAAGGTTATAACCATATCAATTCTCTTATCTACCTGCTCTATCCTCTTGTCTATCTGCTCAAACCTTTTTTCAATTTGTTGAAAACCCACTTCCACTTTAGTCTCAAGTTTTTCCATCCTTATGTAGGTGCTTCTTAGCATTTCACGGTCTTCTTGTGTGAAGGCATCAGCGTGAGTAATAGAAGCTACCAGCAAAAGCAAAAGGAAAAGCAAACTCATATTAATCCTCCAATATATAATCTATAACCTTTTGCAAGTCCTTTAGACCTTCCACCCTCAAACCTTCAACATCAAGCTCTCCAAGCACAACCTTTTTTACACCCTTTAAAGACTTCCATCCTTCCAAAAGAACCACATCAAAGTTTGAGAAGTATTCTTCTACCACCTTTAAAGGGTTATCTTCTCTCCTTTCCCATAGAGTTAGTCTATCTGGAGACAAAAGCCCTACTTTGTCCGCCACTTTGAAAACCCTGTTTGTGTCGCTTCCTTCCTTATCGGTTATGCCATGAGCTTTTGGGTCATGCTTGAGGTATCCAACCTTTAAACCCTTTGCCTTAAGCTGGGGTATGAGTGCTTCTATAAGCGTGGTTTTTCCCGAGTTATGGTATCCTACTATGCTCACTATCTTTGGCACGGGCGAGCTCCTTTATGCTTTCCATTATATCTTCCGCTACCCTTCTGTAGCCTTTAAGATTGTCCTCATCATAATAGACCTTGCTCTTGCCAATAAAAACCCTTATGGGATGTCCTGGCTTTGGAAACTTGGCACCTCTTGGAAAAACCTTGTCTGTCCCTTCTATGTATACAGGGAGCACTGGTCTTTGGCTTTTTATTGCCAGTAAGCCTACGCCGAGCTTGGGTCTTAGAAACTCCCCTGGGTCTGCCCTTGTTCCCTCAGGAAATATGCCAACTTTACATCCAAAGTGCATAAGCTCTAAGGCAAGCTCAAGCACCTCCAAGTCTCCAGAGCCTCTCTTGACTGGTAATGCACCCATATGGGGGAGCAGTTTTCCAAGGATAGGCACTTTAAAAAGCTCTTCCTTAGCAAGAAATCTCAAAGGCTCTGGAAAAACGCTGTTTAGCACTGGAGGGTCAAGGTGGCTTCTGTGATTGCTTACCACTATGCAAGGCTCCTTTGGAATATTCTCAAGCCCGTAGGCTTCTATGCGAAAGAGACTTCTAAAAGCCCTCTTAACAGAGGGACAAAAAGGAGCAAGGAAAATTTTTGAAAACCTGCTTACAGGACAAGCACTGGACATTTCAAACTCCTTATAAGATGAAGGGAAACACTGCCTATTCTTTCTCTCATACCCTTGCCTCTTCTTCCCACAACTACCAAGTCATACCGAGATGAGTTTATAAACTTAACCATCTCCCTGTATGGGTCTCCCTCCAGAAATATCAGGTTCATGTCCCTTTCGCCAAACATGTCTGTAAACATATGCCTTGCCTCTTCTTTCTTATCCTCAAGACGCTTTTCGTAATCGCTAATAACCAGCTTATCCTTTAACCTGCTTATGTTGATAGAATAGACCAAGTCAAAATCAAAGGGTATAAACTCCCTTAACTTAAGGGCAAATTCTACTTGCCTTATAGACCTATCGGAAAAGTCTATTGGAAGGCACACTTTCCTTACGCTTGTATTAGCTCCATCTTTATAAACCCACAACCCCAAACCATCAGTTCCAGATATTATCCATTCTGGCACAGACTTGCGAAATAGCTGTTTCTTGTATTTTACGAATATCAGGTCATAGTTTTCCTGAAGGTGCTCAAGGGTGGCATTATTAGAGCTTGGTAGAGTGTAAAACTCGTAGTCTTCAAATAGCTCCTCTATGTGTTTTCTTATGGCTTTTTCCCTTTCTTCGGAAGGCTTTGAAAAGAAGTTCACAAGGTCTCCAAGAAGGTTTTCCTCCTCTACAAAAAGGAAGTTAGGCTTTATGTTAAGCCTGGAAAGCAAACTCTTTACATATCTAAGATACTCGTAGTCCTCTTCCCATATATGGACTGCAACTCTTCCAAACATTATTCCTTGTTCCTTATTTTTTCAGTCAACATGTTCAGAAATTGCTCCAGCGTCATAGAGCCGAGATTGCCTTCCTTCTTACTTCGCACAGAAAGACTTCTGCTCTCTACCTCCTTATCTCCTACCACCACCACGTAGGGAATTTTCTGAAGCTCCGCATCCCTTATGCGTGCGTTTAGCCTTTCATCTCTTAGGTCAAGCTCTACCCTTATGCCCTTATTCTTCAAATATGCTTCCACTTCTCTTGCATAGTCTCCATGCTTTTCTGGAGATATGGGTATGACCTTTACCTGCACAGGAGAAAGCCAAAGTGGCAAAAGTCCCGCGTAATGCTCAAGTAAAACGCCCACAAACCTCTCTATTGAACCAAATATTGCCCTGTGGACCATATATGGTCTGTGCCTTTTGTTATCTGGACCCACATACTCCATGTCAAAACGCTCTGGAAGGTTGAAGTCAAACTGTATGGTGGAGCATTGCCAAAGCCTGCCTATGGCATCCTTTATTTTCACGTCTATCTTTGGTCCATAAAAAGCACCGCCACCTTCGTCTATCTCGTAGGGTAGTCCTATCTTCTCCACAGCCTTTTTGAGAGCTCCCTCCGCAAGCTCCCATTGCTCCTGAGAGCCTATGGCATCTGAAGGTTTTGTGGATATATAGACTTTAAAGTCTTCAAAACCAAAAGACCTTAGCATCTCAACCGCAAACTCAAGGGTTTCCTGTATTACTTCCTCCACCTGCTCTGGAGTGCATATTATGTGAGCATCATCCTGCGTAAAACCTCTAACCCTCATAAGCCCATGAAGGACGCCTGACATTTCGTATCTGTAGACTGTGCCAAGCTCTGCCAGTTTAAGAGGCAGTTCTTTGTAGCTGCGCACTTTGCTTTTGTAGACCGCTATATGAAAAGGGCAGTTCATAGGCTTTACAAAATACTCTTCCTGCTCTATCTCCATAGGAGAGAACATGTTAGGTCTGTAGTAGTCCAAATGCCCGCTTGTCTGCCAGAGCTTTGCATTTCCCACATGTGGAGTGTATACGAGTTGATATCCTCTCTTTATATGCTCTTCCTTCCAGTAGTCCTCAAGAGTCTTTCTCAAGATTGCACCCTTGGGAAGCCATATAACAAGTCCTGCACCCACCTCGTCCTCTATAAGGAATAGCTCAAGCTCTCTACCGAGTTTTCTGTGGTCTCTCCTTTTTGCCTCTTCGTAAAACCTTAGCCTTTCTTCAAGCTCCTTTCTATCCCAGAAGGCTATACCGTATATCCTTTGGAGCATAGGCTTTGAAGAGTCTCCCATCCAGTAAGCACCCGCCACATGGGTTAGCTTAAACTCTCCCACCATACCTGTGGAAGGCACATGTGGACCTCTACAGAGGTCTGTAAAACCATCCTGACCGTAGATGGATATGGTATCTTGTGGGTCTATCCTTGCTATTATGTCCAGCTTGTAGTTTTCTTTCATATCGGAAAAGAGCTTTATGGCTTCTTCCCTTGAAAGCTCCTTCCTAAAGAGGGGGTAGTTTCTTGAGATTATCTCTCTCATCTTCTCTTCTATCTTTGGAAGGTCTTCTGAGCTTATGGTATGTCCTTCCACCTCCACATCGTAGTAAAAGCCCTCCTCCGTGGTAGGACCCACACCAAGATGAACCTTCTCATAGCCATATAGCTCTTTTAGAGCCTGTGCCATTATATGAGAAAGGGTATGCCTCATTATCTCAAGGCTCTCTGGGTCTTGTCTATGGATAGGAACTATTTCCATATTCTCTCTTATGGGAGTAAGAAGGTCTATTAACTTTGAGCCAGACTTTCCACCTATGGCATCCTCTATGCCAAGGGCTTTAAAGATCTCTCCAAGGGTAGTGCCTTTTTCCACCTGTATCTCTTTGCCATTGACTTTTAACTTTACCATTTCCATAGGGTTAAATTATATTCCCCTCAAAGCCCCAGTGCGGTCTTTACCATGTTGAGCCTATCTTTGAGCTTGTCCTTTTCCTTCTCTTCTGAAAAGTAAGATAGCACCTCATAATCATCTACATCCACCTTGCCCTTTTCCCTTATCCTCTGTGCGACGAAGTCCGCCACTGCAAGGAGCTTTTTACACCTGTTGGTTGCTTTGAACTTTATGTCCTCTACCCTTTCTGGGCTACCCTTTATGAAAAACCTAACAGAATGACAGCCTAGGCTACACTTTCCAATCTCTCTATATCCTTCTGGCACTTCCTCCACAAAGTTTTTTAGCCCTTCCTTTATATAGTCCACCACCCTCATATCAGTATTATAAACCGGGAGAGTGAGGGAATCGAACCCTCCAGGGACCCCTAACAGGACCCCTCACGGGATTTGAAGTCCCGGGACCGCACCAGCATGCCAAACTCTCCCTACTTCTTTGGCAGACATTCTATCTTTTCCCTAACAATTACACCTCTTACTATATCCACTATCTCTTCCGCTCTTTTTAATCTCTTCAGCTCCTCTGGACGGTCAGACTTTATTTTAACAACCCAGCTCTCGTAAGGTCTACTTACTATGAGGGAAGGCTCCCTCTCTAACATCTTGTTAGACTCTACTATCCTTCCACTTAGGGGGCTTGGAAAGGTGGAGACCCTTTTTCCAAACTCAACTACCGCAAGGTTTGAATCAAACTCCACCACCGTATTAACAGGCTTTATCCTTATGGCATAAAGTGGATAAATGAGAGAGGAAAGCACCTGCATGAAACCCACAGAGTAAACCCCTGAGCCTTCATCCTTTACCCATTGGAAAAGCATTCTATCTTCATCTACCCTGTATAGCCTGTCCGCCTTTATGATGCAACCTTGAACCTCAATATCCATAACCCTTACCTTGCCTAAGATAGGTATAGAAAGCAGAAAACTAAGGAGAATTCTCCTGCTTATCATAAACCAAAGATATTCCTCTCAAACCTTATAAAACCTCTTTCCTTCGCCCATAGGTCAAGGACAAGTGTGGCTATATCATCCACCACTGGCACCGCAAGACCATCAAGTCGCATATCCACAATTTTAATGTAATGACCGCACTTATGACAATACTGTATCTGAACAGCTCTGTTTTCCTCGTTGTAGTAGTAATCGATAGAATTATCTTCTTCGTTTCCACAGTTTACACACCTGTTTCTGTTGTATAGCCAATCAGTTCCACATAAAACGCAAAGGAGAAACCTACCACCTTCCACATCTTCCTTGTCCGCTATGTAGGATATGTGAGGTCTAAAGCCACAGACGGGACATTTTGTCTTAAACCAGTTCTCCTTATCAATATCCATACTCTCCGCCATACGCTCGTAAAAGGGACCAAGGAAGGTAAGAAATAAAAACCTGTCTACGTCCTCTGCCTTCTTCTCCTTTAGAAACCTATCTATCATACCACCCACTCTATCCCTCTCCATCTGCCTTAATTCCCTTGCCCTTTCAGAGATTTGAATTGTTCCCTTTTCTCTGCATAATTCAAGTAGTTTGTAAAACCATTTCATACCCTTTCGCCAGTTGGGTTCTTTGCCTTCAAGAGCTTCGTATACCTCTCTCTGGTATTCAAGAATATGTGAGTAAAAATCAAGAAGTTCAGAAGCCTCTGGATATTTTGATTTTAAAACCCTTAACCTCTCAAGGGCGTATTCTTTCTCTCTCAGTTTAAATATGTTCATTTTATAACCTCACAAGCTATTTTTAAAAAGACAGGAGGCATAAGCCTCCCAGTCCTGCCAGCAAAAGCCCTTTCATATTATTGCCTCCTCATAATTTGTCTGAACCACTTTGGATGATGGTGCATAGCCCAGAGTGCGGAAACCTTGCCTGTTATGATGCCAGAAAGTGAACCGGGAACACCCACAGTGCCCATGTAAACATGCACTATAAAGCCTGCACCCACCAGTATAAAGGCAAGACTATGAAGGAGTATGGAAAGCCTTACTATTTTTGCAGAAAAGCTCTCGGGAAACCACATAACTATGCCCGTTATAAGAAACAGAGCACCACCTAAGAAGACCATCCAGCCGAAGATCTTCTGACCTGCGTTATACTTGCCTACCTCAGGAAGTTTTTCTTCTTCTCCCTTTATGTAATGCTTTACATTGGAAAGCCACCTAATGTCATCGCTGTCAAGAACAAAGTCCTTTGCCCATCTTAGAAACATAAGGAAAACACCAACAGCAAACACTACACCCGCCCACTTGTGAAGCCATGCGGAGAACTCTTTTCCTCCAAGAAGAGGAAGTAGCCAGGCAAACTTTGGAGAATACATGCCAAGCCCTGAGAGGAAAAGATATACAAAAGGTATGGCTGTAAGCCAGTGCACAAACCTGTCAAAGGCTGAAAACCTTTCCACCTCAATCTCTTCAAGGTTCTTAACTTCTTCCATGATCATTCCTCCTTCTTATGCTTCTTGCCTACCCTTATGGGTCCAAAGAGTATAAGCTGTAAGAAAGCACCAAGGAGCGTTCCCCAAAGCACTACTGAGCCTATAAGTTTTAATGGACCCTTCCAAAGGCTTATCAAAGGTGATATGCTTGCCTCTTTTGGAAGCCCATACATTTCGGGTTTATCCCCGTGAGGCAGAAGGTAGATGTATCCAGTTCCACCTACACCTGGTGGGTCGTATATGGATGCCTTTTCAAAACCTCTCTTCTTAAGACCTTCAAGGAGCTTGTTAGCCCTTATAAGCATCTCTTCCTTTGTTCCAAAGTGCAAGGCGTTTGTGGGACAGGTTTTTACACACATGGGCTCAAGACCAGCGGAAACCCTATCTATGCAGAAGTTACACTTCCATGGTTTGTTGTTTGCGTCGTACCTTGGCACATCAAAGGGACAGCCAGATAGACAGAACTTACAACCTATACACTTAGAGTGGTCAAAGTCCACAACGCCGTTTGCATACTGAACTATAGCACCGGGAGATGGGCACGCCTTAAGACAGCCGGGGTCCGCACAGTGCATGCACTGATACTTGGTTATCGCCCAAACAAGCCCATTTGGAGTTTCCTCCTCTTGAAAACGCATATACATAAAGAGGTTAGGAGCAAGACCAGGACCAGACTGATAACCAAAGAATGCCTGCTGTCCCACGTTGAGAGGTGGCTTTAGGTCATGCCACTGAGAGCACCCTGCTTCACAGGCTTTGCAACCTATACAGCTGGATATATCTACAAGTATTGCAAGCTGGTCTGCTTGCTTTATACTTTGGTCAGGGGATTTGGAGGCGGAGACCCGCCTCAACCCCAATCCTACCGTTCCTTCTGTGGTTACTGTAGCCATCTTTTCACCTCCTTATGCTTTTACCTTTTCAACCCTGCAAAGGAAACCCTTGAACTCTGGAGTTTGAGAGTTAGGGTCCCACACAAAGGGTGTTATCATGTTGGCGAGGGCACCTTTAACTACACCCTCATTACCCCAGTGTATAGGGATACCTACCGTATATACCTTTTTACCATTTATCGTGAGAGGCTTTATCCTCTTAGTGGGAAGGACATAACCCTCCGCAGAACCTCTTGCGGTAACAACCCTTACCTTGTCACCCTCTTTTACACCCAACTCCTTTGCAAGCTCCTCTGGTATCTCAATAAACATGTTGGGCACAAGCACAGATGTGCCATAGATATGTTTTGTCCAATAGTGGAAATGTTCAACTACCCTATAGGTGGTCGCCACATATGGAAATTCATCTGGTTTTCCAAGCAGGTCAAGGTCTGACTTGTATATCTTAACCACTGGGTTGTGAGGTGTCTTTGGATGTAGGATGTTCTCTACGGGAGACTCAAAGGGTTCGTAGTGTTCTGGGAAGGGTCCATCCACAAGAGGTGCACAGAATAGCCTACCTCTTCCTTCTGGAAGCATTATGAAGGGTCCATAATCAGGTGTTAAGTCTGGCCTTATATCTGGCACGTCGTAGCCAACCCATCTGCCTTCTGCCTCGTTCCACCATAGATATTTCTTCTTTTCGCTCCAAGGCTTACCGCTTGGGTCTGCGGACGCCCTGTTGTAGAGTATCCTTCTGTTGGCTGGCCAGCTATAGCCGTAGCCCGGATAGACTCCCAAACCTGATGGGTCGGAGAGGTCTGTAGACTTCGCCCTGTTGCCCGATTGAGGGAAAACACCAGAGTATAGCCACATGCCACAGGCTGTTGTCCCATCATCCCTTAGCACACCAAAACCGGGTAGCCTTTCACCCTTTTTAACCACCACATTACCCTTGTCATCTGTAAGGTCCGCAAGGGCGTAGCCGTTCATTTCTCTCAGGACCTCTTCAGCAGTTGGATAGTAGGGGTTTTGGAAGTTCCATGTAAGGTTGAGTATGGGGTCTGGGAACTTACCACCCTCCTTCTTGTAAAGGTTTTTGAGCCTCATCCACAACTGACCCGCTATCCACAGCTCATCCTTTGCCTCGCCTGGTGGGTCTACCGCTTTATACTTCCACTTTATAACCCTTCCACTGTTTGTGAATGAACCTTCCTTCTCCGCAAAGAGTGTAGAAGGCAGCAGAAATACTTCAGTTTGTATCTTTGATGGGTCATCCACATACTTCCAAAAGCCCGCCATCTCCGTTTCAAAGACATCAATAACCACCATCCACTTTAGCTTTCCAAGTCCTTCCGCTATCTTCTTGACGTTTGGATTGCTTGCAAGTATGTTCATACCCACGGAAACAAAGCCTTCCATCTTACCCCTATACATCCTGTCCAGTATCTCGTCCATAGATATAACCTTTTCCAACTTAGGAAGATAGTGGTAGGCAAATTCGTTCTCTGGAGTTGCAGCATTCCCGAACCATGCTTTAAGAAGGCTTACATAAAATTTGCCGTAGTTAGACCAAAAGTTCATAGAAGTGTCTATAGCCTTAGGAGTGTTTGCCTGTATATGGTCTTTGAGAGATTGCTGGTCTGCCCTCGGGGGTCTAAGGTAGCCCGGCAAAAACCTTCCTTCTCCTGCAAGGTCAGTCATGCCTTGAACGTTTGCATGACCTCTAAGTGCATTTATTGCACCACCCGGCACTCCTATATTTCCGAGTAGCAGTTGAAGTATAGCCATAGAGCCTATGAGCTGTGTTCCTGTGGAATGATGTG contains the following coding sequences:
- the mobB gene encoding molybdopterin-guanine dinucleotide biosynthesis protein B, which produces MPKIVSIVGYHNSGKTTLIEALIPQLKAKGLKVGYLKHDPKAHGITDKEGSDTNRVFKVADKVGLLSPDRLTLWERREDNPLKVVEEYFSNFDVVLLEGWKSLKGVKKVVLGELDVEGLRVEGLKDLQKVIDYILED
- a CDS encoding formate dehydrogenase subunit gamma, with the translated sequence MEEVKNLEEIEVERFSAFDRFVHWLTAIPFVYLFLSGLGMYSPKFAWLLPLLGGKEFSAWLHKWAGVVFAVGVFLMFLRWAKDFVLDSDDIRWLSNVKHYIKGEEEKLPEVGKYNAGQKIFGWMVFLGGALFLITGIVMWFPESFSAKIVRLSILLHSLAFILVGAGFIVHVYMGTVGVPGSLSGIITGKVSALWAMHHHPKWFRQIMRRQ
- the fdxH gene encoding formate dehydrogenase subunit beta, with the translated sequence MATVTTEGTVGLGLRRVSASKSPDQSIKQADQLAILVDISSCIGCKACEAGCSQWHDLKPPLNVGQQAFFGYQSGPGLAPNLFMYMRFQEEETPNGLVWAITKYQCMHCADPGCLKACPSPGAIVQYANGVVDFDHSKCIGCKFCLSGCPFDVPRYDANNKPWKCNFCIDRVSAGLEPMCVKTCPTNALHFGTKEEMLIRANKLLEGLKKRGFEKASIYDPPGVGGTGYIYLLPHGDKPEMYGLPKEASISPLISLWKGPLKLIGSVVLWGTLLGAFLQLILFGPIRVGKKHKKEE
- a CDS encoding glycine cleavage system protein H, yielding MISRRILLSFLLSIPILGKVRVMDIEVQGCIIKADRLYRVDEDRMLFQWVKDEGSGVYSVGFMQVLSSLIYPLYAIRIKPVNTVVEFDSNLAVVEFGKRVSTFPSPLSGRIVESNKMLEREPSLIVSRPYESWVVKIKSDRPEELKRLKRAEEIVDIVRGVIVREKIECLPKK
- a CDS encoding universal stress protein, with the translated sequence MFGRVAVHIWEEDYEYLRYVKSLLSRLNIKPNFLFVEEENLLGDLVNFFSKPSEEREKAIRKHIEELFEDYEFYTLPSSNNATLEHLQENYDLIFVKYKKQLFRKSVPEWIISGTDGLGLWVYKDGANTSVRKVCLPIDFSDRSIRQVEFALKLREFIPFDFDLVYSINISRLKDKLVISDYEKRLEDKKEEARHMFTDMFGERDMNLIFLEGDPYREMVKFINSSRYDLVVVGRRGKGMRERIGSVSLHLIRSLKCPVLVL
- a CDS encoding nicotinate phosphoribosyltransferase, which produces MRVVDYIKEGLKNFVEEVPEGYREIGKCSLGCHSVRFFIKGSPERVEDIKFKATNRCKKLLAVADFVAQRIREKGKVDVDDYEVLSYFSEEKEKDKLKDRLNMVKTALGL
- the thrS gene encoding threonine--tRNA ligase, which gives rise to MEMVKLKVNGKEIQVEKGTTLGEIFKALGIEDAIGGKSGSKLIDLLTPIRENMEIVPIHRQDPESLEIMRHTLSHIMAQALKELYGYEKVHLGVGPTTEEGFYYDVEVEGHTISSEDLPKIEEKMREIISRNYPLFRKELSREEAIKLFSDMKENYKLDIIARIDPQDTISIYGQDGFTDLCRGPHVPSTGMVGEFKLTHVAGAYWMGDSSKPMLQRIYGIAFWDRKELEERLRFYEEAKRRDHRKLGRELELFLIEDEVGAGLVIWLPKGAILRKTLEDYWKEEHIKRGYQLVYTPHVGNAKLWQTSGHLDYYRPNMFSPMEIEQEEYFVKPMNCPFHIAVYKSKVRSYKELPLKLAELGTVYRYEMSGVLHGLMRVRGFTQDDAHIICTPEQVEEVIQETLEFAVEMLRSFGFEDFKVYISTKPSDAIGSQEQWELAEGALKKAVEKIGLPYEIDEGGGAFYGPKIDVKIKDAIGRLWQCSTIQFDFNLPERFDMEYVGPDNKRHRPYMVHRAIFGSIERFVGVLLEHYAGLLPLWLSPVQVKVIPISPEKHGDYAREVEAYLKNKGIRVELDLRDERLNARIRDAELQKIPYVVVVGDKEVESRSLSVRSKKEGNLGSMTLEQFLNMLTEKIRNKE
- a CDS encoding formate dehydrogenase accessory protein FdhE, translated to MNIFKLREKEYALERLRVLKSKYPEASELLDFYSHILEYQREVYEALEGKEPNWRKGMKWFYKLLELCREKGTIQISERARELRQMERDRVGGMIDRFLKEKKAEDVDRFLFLTFLGPFYERMAESMDIDKENWFKTKCPVCGFRPHISYIADKEDVEGGRFLLCVLCGTDWLYNRNRCVNCGNEEDNSIDYYYNEENRAVQIQYCHKCGHYIKIVDMRLDGLAVPVVDDIATLVLDLWAKERGFIRFERNIFGL
- a CDS encoding lysophospholipid acyltransferase family protein, whose translation is MSSACPVSRFSKIFLAPFCPSVKRAFRSLFRIEAYGLENIPKEPCIVVSNHRSHLDPPVLNSVFPEPLRFLAKEELFKVPILGKLLPHMGALPVKRGSGDLEVLELALELMHFGCKVGIFPEGTRADPGEFLRPKLGVGLLAIKSQRPVLPVYIEGTDKVFPRGAKFPKPGHPIRVFIGKSKVYYDEDNLKGYRRVAEDIMESIKELARAKDSEHSRIP
- the fdnG gene encoding formate dehydrogenase-N subunit alpha, whose amino-acid sequence is MELTRRSFLKVAGVSAGATLTGGLGFDLKPAMARVRDLKISNAKAVKSICPYCSVSCGVIIYSLTDGSMNVKPRVIHVEGNPDDPVNRGTLCPKGATLKDFINAPKRLKKPMYRPAGAKEWQEISWEEALDKIARLIKDTRDRTFIEQDEQGRTVNRCESIAWVEGSTIANEEGYLWVKMGVALGLVARETQARIUHAPTVASLAPRYGRGAMTNGWNDIKNADLILVMGGNPAENHPCGFKWAIKARQERGAKIICVDPRFNRTAAVSDIFLQIRAGSDIAFMGGLINYVLQNGKYNEEYIKHFTNAAYIVKDTYSFDPQTGLFSGYDPEKRKYDQSLWGYELDEKGMAKKDMTLQHPRCVFQLMKEFYSRYTPEVVEKLTGIPKDKFLEVAKLISETSAPDKAMTHLYALGWTHHSTGTQLIGSMAILQLLLGNIGVPGGAINALRGHANVQGMTDLAGEGRFLPGYLRPPRADQQSLKDHIQANTPKAIDTSMNFWSNYGKFYVSLLKAWFGNAATPENEFAYHYLPKLEKVISMDEILDRMYRGKMEGFVSVGMNILASNPNVKKIAEGLGKLKWMVVIDVFETEMAGFWKYVDDPSKIQTEVFLLPSTLFAEKEGSFTNSGRVIKWKYKAVDPPGEAKDELWIAGQLWMRLKNLYKKEGGKFPDPILNLTWNFQNPYYPTAEEVLREMNGYALADLTDDKGNVVVKKGERLPGFGVLRDDGTTACGMWLYSGVFPQSGNRAKSTDLSDPSGLGVYPGYGYSWPANRRILYNRASADPSGKPWSEKKKYLWWNEAEGRWVGYDVPDIRPDLTPDYGPFIMLPEGRGRLFCAPLVDGPFPEHYEPFESPVENILHPKTPHNPVVKIYKSDLDLLGKPDEFPYVATTYRVVEHFHYWTKHIYGTSVLVPNMFIEIPEELAKELGVKEGDKVRVVTARGSAEGYVLPTKRIKPLTINGKKVYTVGIPIHWGNEGVVKGALANMITPFVWDPNSQTPEFKGFLCRVEKVKA